One Pseudomonas rhizophila DNA window includes the following coding sequences:
- a CDS encoding purine-cytosine permease family protein, with protein sequence MAVTRTRASSKPLIEKRSIDYIPEAERHGRLLSQFTLWMGANLQITAIVTGALAVVLGGDVFWSLIGLLIGQLLGGGVMALHAAQGPKLGLPQMISSRVQFGVYGAAIPIVLVCLMYLGFTATGTVLSGQALGQLFGVSDSVGILIFASTIVLVTVLGYRVIHFIGRVASVIGVIAFVYLFARLMSQTDVGALLQIRHFSWSSFLLAVSLAASWQIAFGPYVADYSRYLPSKTSSVKTFFAAGAGSVIGAQVAMILGVFAAASANGQFAGHEVAYIVGLGGTGATAALLYFSIAFGKVTISTLNSYGSFMCIATIISGFRGHLNVTRLQRLGFVLVIVGAATLIALLGQHSFLGAFKSFILFLLAFFTPWSAINLVDYYCITRERYDVPALADPNGRYGRWNALGISVYVFGVLVQLPFIATKFYTGPLVEAMGGVDISWIIGLVVPAVLYYLAARKWHSAVPDQLILPVEQDAVDAQPSRAGRIQAA encoded by the coding sequence ATGGCCGTCACCCGCACACGCGCAAGCAGCAAGCCGTTGATCGAGAAGCGCTCGATCGACTACATACCGGAAGCGGAGAGACACGGCCGATTGTTGAGCCAGTTCACCCTCTGGATGGGTGCCAACCTACAAATCACTGCCATTGTCACCGGCGCATTGGCGGTGGTGCTGGGTGGTGATGTGTTCTGGTCGTTGATCGGTTTGCTGATCGGCCAACTGCTCGGCGGTGGCGTCATGGCGTTGCATGCCGCGCAAGGGCCCAAGCTTGGCCTGCCGCAGATGATCTCCAGCCGGGTGCAGTTTGGTGTGTACGGCGCGGCTATCCCGATCGTGCTGGTGTGCCTGATGTACCTGGGTTTCACCGCAACCGGAACCGTGCTTTCCGGCCAGGCGCTGGGCCAGTTGTTTGGTGTCAGCGACAGTGTCGGCATCCTCATTTTCGCCAGTACCATCGTGCTGGTCACGGTGCTCGGTTATCGGGTGATTCACTTCATTGGCCGTGTCGCCAGCGTCATTGGTGTGATCGCCTTTGTTTACCTGTTCGCTCGCCTGATGAGCCAGACGGACGTTGGCGCACTCCTGCAAATCCGCCATTTCAGCTGGAGCAGTTTCCTGCTTGCGGTGTCTCTCGCGGCTTCCTGGCAGATCGCCTTCGGCCCCTACGTGGCGGACTATTCGCGTTACCTGCCGAGCAAGACTTCCTCGGTGAAAACCTTTTTTGCCGCAGGCGCAGGTTCAGTCATCGGCGCGCAGGTGGCGATGATCCTCGGCGTGTTTGCCGCCGCCTCGGCCAATGGGCAGTTCGCGGGTCACGAAGTGGCCTACATCGTTGGTCTGGGTGGTACCGGTGCCACCGCTGCGCTGCTGTACTTCAGCATCGCGTTCGGCAAGGTCACTATCTCCACGCTGAACTCCTACGGCAGCTTCATGTGCATTGCGACCATCATCAGTGGTTTTCGGGGTCACCTGAACGTCACGCGCTTGCAGCGTCTAGGCTTCGTGCTGGTCATCGTCGGCGCGGCGACCCTGATCGCGCTGCTCGGTCAGCACTCGTTCCTCGGTGCGTTCAAGTCTTTCATCCTGTTCTTGCTGGCGTTCTTTACGCCTTGGAGCGCGATCAATCTGGTGGACTACTACTGCATCACTCGCGAGCGCTATGACGTGCCGGCGCTGGCCGACCCGAACGGTCGCTACGGTCGTTGGAATGCCCTTGGTATCAGCGTCTATGTCTTCGGTGTACTGGTTCAACTGCCGTTCATCGCCACCAAGTTCTATACCGGTCCGCTGGTGGAAGCCATGGGTGGTGTGGATATTTCCTGGATCATCGGCCTGGTGGTTCCGGCGGTGCTGTATTACCTCGCCGCCAGGAAGTGGCACAGCGCTGTACCCGATCAATTGATCCTGCCGGTCGAGCAGGACGCGGTTGACGCACAACCGAGCAGGGCGGGTCGCATCCAAGCGGCCTGA
- a CDS encoding ABC transporter substrate-binding protein, with protein MKSNKTLLTTLLCMGLLASAGATQAAGWCESGKPVKFAGLNWESGMLLTDVMQVVLEKGYGCKTDSLPGNSITMENALSSNDIQVFAEEWVGRSEVWNKAEKAGKVVGVGAPVVGAIEGWYVPRYVIEGDAKRKLEAKAPGLKNIADLGQYAAVFKDQEEPSKGRFYNCPAGWTCELDNSEMLKSYGLEKTYTNFRPGTGPALDAAVLSSYKRGEPILFYYWSPTPLMGQVDLVKLEEKPGVDKSVTIKVGLSKTFHDEAPELVAVLEKVNLPIDILNQNLGRMAKERIESPKLAKIFLKEHPEVWHAWVSEDAAKKIDAAL; from the coding sequence ATGAAATCGAACAAGACCCTGCTGACCACATTGCTTTGCATGGGCCTGCTGGCCAGTGCCGGCGCCACGCAAGCGGCGGGTTGGTGCGAGTCGGGCAAGCCGGTGAAATTCGCCGGTCTGAACTGGGAAAGCGGCATGTTGCTGACCGACGTCATGCAAGTGGTGCTGGAAAAAGGCTACGGCTGCAAGACCGACAGTCTGCCAGGCAACTCCATCACCATGGAGAACGCCTTGAGCAGCAACGATATTCAGGTGTTCGCCGAAGAATGGGTCGGTCGCAGTGAAGTCTGGAACAAGGCCGAGAAGGCCGGCAAGGTCGTCGGTGTCGGCGCCCCGGTGGTGGGTGCCATCGAAGGCTGGTACGTGCCGCGCTATGTGATCGAGGGTGACGCCAAGCGTAAGCTTGAAGCCAAGGCGCCGGGCCTGAAGAACATCGCCGACCTGGGCCAGTACGCCGCTGTGTTCAAGGACCAGGAAGAGCCATCCAAGGGCCGCTTCTACAACTGCCCGGCCGGCTGGACCTGTGAGCTGGACAACAGCGAAATGCTGAAAAGCTATGGCCTGGAAAAAACCTACACCAACTTCCGCCCCGGCACCGGTCCGGCCCTGGATGCGGCGGTGCTGTCGAGCTACAAGCGCGGCGAGCCGATCCTGTTCTACTACTGGTCGCCAACCCCGCTCATGGGTCAGGTGGACCTGGTGAAACTGGAAGAAAAACCGGGCGTGGACAAAAGCGTGACCATCAAAGTCGGCCTGTCCAAGACCTTCCACGACGAAGCGCCTGAACTGGTGGCGGTGCTGGAAAAGGTCAATCTGCCCATCGATATCCTGAACCAGAACCTCGGGCGCATGGCCAAGGAGCGGATCGAGTCGCCGAAACTGGCGAAGATCTTCCTGAAGGAACATCCTGAAGTCTGGCACGCCTGGGTCAGTGAAGACGCGGCCAAAAAAATCGACGCGGCTCTGTAG